The Leptodactylus fuscus isolate aLepFus1 chromosome 3, aLepFus1.hap2, whole genome shotgun sequence genome has a segment encoding these proteins:
- the LOC142198595 gene encoding interleukin-17A-like codes for MVDGPINYLGLFSRRTVFRLQTSRMYPTRSMILVSLLFLILGVSYGKKCLFPKELMSTQNLKINLDSSDTEFINVAQDNVRLRSLSPWSYRLDEDENRHPRVIAEAICSHDWCLDSDGKKDLSKHSVPITQNMLVLRREVTNCQQSFRLEQQQVTVGCTCVRPHTKVVS; via the exons ATGGTGGACGGCCCTATAAATTATCTCGGTTTATTCAGCAGGAGAACTGTCTTCAGATTACAGACATCAAGAATGTATCCAACAAGGTCCATGATATTG GTCTCTCTGCTTTTCCTTATTTTGGGGGTATCCTATGGCAAAAAATGTCTTTTCCCCAAAGAGCTGATGTCGACGCAAAACCTGAAAATCAACCTGGACAGCAGCGATACGGAGTTTATCAACGTTGCGCAAGACAACGTCAGGCTGCGATCCCTCTCGCCATGGAGCTACAG ACTGGATGAGGATGAGAACAGACATCCTCGTGTCATCGCTGAGGCTATATGTAGCCATGACTGGTGCTTAGACTCCGACGGCAAGAAAGACCTCAGCAAGCATTCTGTACCCATCACCCAAAATATGCTGGTCCTTCGTCGGGAGGTCACAAACTGCCAACAGAGCTTCCGCCTGGAGCAGCAGCAGGTTACAGTGGGTTGTACCTGTGTTAGACCTCATACCAAGGTGGTTTCATAG